A part of Gambusia affinis linkage group LG21, SWU_Gaff_1.0, whole genome shotgun sequence genomic DNA contains:
- the pdss1 gene encoding decaprenyl-diphosphate synthase subunit 1 — MAGSWWMCCRRLNGGFTNSGLTETLRCFSGQSAFSSASPTGRPSWSSTPRKERRPQFPAQIHSKALNLNPSLLRRRSSWLYSTLQSCGCRTTHSDAKLRDPFTLAQKDLTSLYDDIKKELFVAKTELKYLCDYYFDGRGKAIRPIIVILMARAMNIHSNRAGDLLPGQRTIAMISEMIHTASLVHDDVIDGSDERRGKKSINDVWGERKAILAGDFILSAATMALARIGNSAVVKVVSQVIEDLVRGEFMQLGSKENENERFKHYLEKTYKKTASLMAHSCKAVSILVNSDPEVHEIAYQYGKNVGIAFQLVDDVLDFTSGAEQLGKPAAADLKLGLATGPVLFACQQFPELHAMIMRRFSSKGDVDQAWQYVLQSDGVQQTTYLARRYCEEAIRQISRLRPSPERDALIRLTEIVLSRDK; from the exons ATGGCGGGGTCCTGGTGGATGTGCTGCCGGAGGTTGAATGGGGGGTTTACGAACTCCGGTTTGACCGAAACGCTGCGGTGTTTTAGCGGACAGTCCGCGTTCTCTTCTGCATCCCCTACGGGTAGACCATCCTGGAGCTCCACACCGAGGAAGGAG AGGAGGCCACAGTTTCCTGCACAAATCCACTCCAAAGCTCTTAACCTGAATCCCTCTTTACTCAG ACGCCGCTCTAGTTGGCTGTATTCGACGCTACAGTCTTGTGGCTGCAGGACGACGCACAGCGACGCAAAGCTGAGGGACCCTTTTACGTTAGCGCAGAAAGACCTGACGAGTTTATATGACGACATTAAAAAG GAACTGTTCGTGGCTAAGACAGAGTTAAAGTACCTCTGCGATTACTATTTTGACGGTCGGGGCAAAGCCATCCGACCGATCATCGTCATCCTGATGGCGCGGGCCATGAACATCCACAGCAACAGAGCCGG GGATCTGCTCCCGGGTCAAAGGACAATAGCGATGATTTCTGAAATGATTCACACCGCCAGCCTGGTGCACGACGATGTGATCGACGGATCTGATGAGCGAAGAGGGAAAAAGTCGATCAACGACGTGTGGGGGGAAAGAAAG GCCATCTTAGCTGGAGACTTCATCCTCTCGGCGGCCACCATGGCGCTGGCTCGCATCGGGAACAGCGCAGTGGTGAAGGTCGTCTCCCAGGTCATCGAAGATCTGGTGCGAG GCGAGTTCATGCAGCTCGGCTCCAAGGAGAACGAGAACGAGCGATTCAAGCACTACCTGGAGAAAACCTACAAGAAGACGGCGAGTCTGATGGCACACAGCTGTAAAGCA GTTTCCATTCTGGTGAACTCTGACCCGGAAGTCCATGAAATAGCGTACCAGTACGGGAAGAATGTCGGCATCGCCTTTCAG CTGGTGGACGATGTGTTGGACTTCACGTCGGGCGCCGAGCAGCTGGGGAAACCAGCGGCCGCCGACCTGAAACTGGGTCTGGCTACCGGGCCGGTTCTGTTCGCTTGtcagcag TTTCCTGAGCTTCACGCCATGATCATGCGACGCTTCAGCTCCAAAGGAGACGTAGATCAGGCCTGGCAGTACGTCCTCCAG AGTGACGGCGTGCAGCAGACTACTTACTTGGCGCGACGATACTGCGAGGAAGCCATCCGACAGATCAGCCGGCTCCGGCCATCTCCGGAGAGGGACGCCCTCATCCGGCTCACGGAGATTGTCCTCAGCAGGGACAAGTGA